A window from Gossypium raimondii isolate GPD5lz chromosome 7, ASM2569854v1, whole genome shotgun sequence encodes these proteins:
- the LOC105789603 gene encoding probable protein S-acyltransferase 19, which produces MMRKHGWQLPAHTFQVVAITVFCLLVVAFYAFFAPFVGGRIWEYVLVGTYSLVALLVFILYVRCTAINPADPGIMSKFIGGSNKFEKHGLSVKDLPRKYDEFGSGLHSSPSTVSRSSRAAPNSSMKGSVEDPGTIDAPTEYTSRKSCCIGGIFCALFVHEDCRKQEAAAEQGSEDALYCTLCKAEVRKFSKHCRSCDKCVDGFDHHCRWLNNCVGHKNYVTFISLMAVSIVWLVMEAGVGIAVLVRCFVNKKGMETEIIDRLGNGFSRAPFATVVAVCTAVSVLACVPLGELFFFHIILIRKGITTYEYVVAMRVMSEAPAGASVDEELPNVVYSPSGSATTGMSGGSSLGLQYKGAWCTPPRVFVDYQDEVVPHLEPGMLPSTVDPDAAGFAERENKGPKRPVRISAWKLAKLDSTDAMRAAARARASSSVLRPVDNRRMGDPEHSSSGNMSIRSSVSTDTGLNKEVKHDQRLSPLGNSFAPSQGSRDEYETGTQSVSSFSSPSHIHESVSLSPLPQTQGGRFNIATSAPAIPDRTFMSNPSFPVINNPIRPGPSVPDDRVMHRGSTVDPLLLSAPAASLLRDVKRTSVVWDQEAGRYVSVPVSATDARNRSSIQTGLPNPSGETSMQGRRIGFPQQESSLQARGPAQQAEKLLYTGDSIFFGGPLSSVPVRDSLRNDKGSGLREAQERVGLNLPRESRFKRDSVSNQLPVFVPGGFENNSAASVSGFK; this is translated from the exons ATGATGAGGAAGCATGGATGGCAATTACCTGCTCATACCTTTCAA GTTGTTGCAATTACTGTGTTCTGCTTGTTAGTGGTTGCATTTTATGCTTTCTTCGCTCCTTTCGTTGGAGGGCGCATTTGGGAATATGTTCTGGTTGGAACTTACTCACTGGTG GCACTCCTAGTTTTTATACTTTATGTTCGGTGTACTGCAATTAACCCTGCTGATCCTGGTATCATGTCAAAGTTTATTGGTGGAtcaaacaaatttgaaaagcaTGGGTTATCAGTGAAGGATTTACCTAGAAAATACGATGAGTTCGGCAGTGGACTGCATTCATCGCCATCAACAGTTTCTAGAAGTTCCAGGGCAGCACCGAACTCAAGTATGAAAGGTTCGGTGGAAGATCCTGGAACAATAGACGCTCCGACAGAGTATACAAGCAGGAAATCTTGTTGCATTGGAGGAATCTTTTGTGCTTTATTTGTTCATGAAGATTGTCGCAAGCAGGAAGCGGCTGCCGAGCAAGGCAGTGAAGATGCTTTGTATTGTACGTTGTGCAAGGCTGAG GTGCGCAAGTTTAGTAAACATTGTAGAAGCTGTGATAAATGTGTTGATGGTTTTGATCATCACTGCCGG TGGTTAAACAATTGTGTAGGACACAAAAATTATGTTACATTCATCTCTCTGATGGCCGTCAGTATTGTTTGG TTAGTTATGGAAGCCGGTGTCGGTATTGCTGTCCTAGTTCGTTGCTTTGTTAACAAGAAGGGCATGGAGACTGAGATTATTGATAGGCTTGGAAATGGTTTTTCTCGGGCTCCATTTGCAACAGTAGTG GCCGTATGTACTGCAGTTTCTGTCCTGGCTTGTGTACCTCTGGGTGAACTTTTCTTCTTCCACATTATACTAATTAGAAAG GGTATTACAACCTATGAATATGTTGTGGCAATGAGAGTGATGAGTGAAGCGCCTGCTGGAGCATCCGTGGATGAGGAGCTGCCCAATGTGGTGTACTCTCCGTCTGGATCAGCTACAACCGGCATGAGTGGTGGAAGTTCGCTTGGCCTTCAGTACAAGGGGGCATGGTGTACCCCTCCTAGAGTTTTTGTGGATTACCAG GATGAAGTTGTGCCTCATTTGGAGCCTGGAATGCTTCCGTCGACTGTTGACCCGGATGCAGCTGGTTTTGCAGAAAGAGAGAATAAGGGGCCTAAAAGGCCGGTTCGTATTAGTGCGTGGAAGCTGGCAAAGTTAGATTCTACTGATGCTATGAGAGCAGCAGCCAGAGCAAGAGCATCCTCATCTGTTCTTCGGCCTGTTGATAATCGTCGTATGGGAGATCCTGAACATAGTTCCAGTGGCAACATGAGCATTAGAAGTAGTGTTAGCACAGATACGGGTTTAAATAAAGAGGTAAAGCATGACCAGCGATTATCGCCACTAGGAAACTCTTTTGCTCCGAGTCAAGGTAGCCGTGATGAGTACGAGACGGGAACTCAAAGCGTAAGTAGCTTCAGCAGTCCAAGCCATATTCACGAGTCGGTCTCACTTAGCCCATTACCTCAAACTCAAGGTGGTCGTTTTAATATAGCTACCTCAGCTCCTGCCATTCCTGATCGTACCTTTATGTCTAATCCTTCATTTCCTGTTATCAACAATCCCATCAGACCTGGTCCGTCAGTTCCCGATGATAGGGTAATGCATAGGGGTTCAACCGTTGATCCATTGTTGCTTTCTGCTCCTGCTGCTTCTCTTCTTAGAGATGTCAAAAGGACTTCGGTTGTATGGGATCAAGAAGCCGGTAGGTACGTATCAGTCCCCGTTTCTGCAACCGATGCTCGGAATAGATCGTCTATACAAACGGGTTTGCCAAATCCTAGTGGTGAAACTAGCATGCAGGGTAGAAGGATTGGTTTTCCGCAGCAGGAGTCGTCTTTGCAAGCAAGGGGTCCGGCACAACAGGCAGAGAAGCTACTGTATACAGGAGACTCTATTTTCTTTGGCGGCCCACTTTCGAGTGTTCCGGTTAGGGATAGTTTGAGAAACGATAAGGGTTCCGGTTTGAGGGAAGCTCAAGAAAGAGTAGGTCTGAACTTGCCTCGAGAATCTAGATTCAAAAGGGACTCGGTCTCGAACCAACTTCCTGTATTTGTCCCTGGAGGCTTTGAAAACAATTCTGCTGCATCTGTTTCCGGTTTTAAGTAG
- the LOC105789606 gene encoding glycosyltransferase BC10, with product MARGRGDKEDAEKYTGLLKLVQVLSFLVVFVAGIIIGLATSAHINTYFSSQAQLFSTSTVTSFQVSSNKANCNQTQAPCPEIDYLSMDAFIHPMNLTHKLSDDELFWRASMMPYKKEYPFPRVPKVAFMFLTRGPLPFMPLWERFFKDHEIFFSIYLHTPPDYYLNVSTSSPFYGRQIPSQRVEWGSFLLADAERRLLANALLDFSNERFILLSESCIPVYNFPTVYKYLIGSTYSFVESYDDPTRYGRGRYNRKMLPHIKLYQWRKGSQWFEMQRSVATYIVSDTKYYNLFKKYCKPACYPDEHYIPTYLNMFHGSLNANRTITWVDWSMGGPHPAKYEGVNVTEGFIQSIRNNGTLCSYNDELTSVCYLFARKFAPSALEPLLNLSSTVMNF from the exons ATGGCGAGAGGTAGAGGAGATAAAGAAGATGCTGAGAAGTACACTGGTTTGCTTAAACTAGTTCAAGTTCTGTCGTTTTTGGTTGTCTTCGTCGCTGGAATCATCATCGGATTAGCTACCAGTGCTCATATAAAtacttatttctcttctcaAGCACAGCTTTTTTCAACTTCGACGGTCACTTCATTTCAAGTATCGAGTAACAAAGCCAACTGCAATCAAACTCAAGCCCCATGCCCAGAGATTGATTACCTTTCAATGGATGCTTTTATTCATCCAATGAATTTAACACATAAATTATCAGATGATGAGTTGTTTTGGAGAGCTTCAATGATGCCTTATAAAAAAGAGTACCCATTTCCAAGGGTACCAAAGGTGGCTTTCATGTTCCTTACTAGAGGTCCTTTGCCTTTCATGCCTTTATGGGAGAGGTTCTTTAAGGaccatgaaatttttttctctatttatcTACATACACCTCCTGATTATTACCTTAATGTCTCTACTAGCTCTCCTTTCTATGGAAGACAGATCCCTAGTCAG cgTGTGGAATGGGGGTCCTTTTTACTTGCTGATGCAGAGAGGCGGTTACTAGCCAATGCACTGCTCGACTTCTCAAACGAGCGATTCATTCTTCTTTCCGAGAGCTGCATCCCAGTCTATAACTTCCCAACTGTCTACAAGTATCTCATTGGTTCTACCTACAGTTTCGTTGAATCATACGATGATCCAACCCGCTATGGTCGTGGTCGGTACAACCGTAAGATGCTTCCTCACATTAAGCTCTATCAATGGCGAAAAGGATCCCAATGGTTCGAGATGCAACGTTCAGTTGCAACATACATTGTCTCAGACACCAAGTACTACAACCTTTTCAAGAAGTATTGTAAGCCCGCATGCTATCCTGATGAGCATTACATTCCAACTTACCTGAACATGTTCCACGGATCATTGAATGCAAATCGGACCATAACCTGGGTCGATTGGTCAATGGGAGGCCCTCATCCAGCAAAATATGAGGGAGTTAATGTCACAGAAGGTTTTATACAATCCATAAGGAATAACGGAACGCTTTGTTCGTATAACGATGAGCTAACATCGGTATGTTATCTCTTTGCTCGAAAATTTGCTCCGAGTGCATTGGAGCCTTTGCTCAACCTCAGCTCGACTGTGATGAACTTTTGA